One genomic segment of Photobacterium sp. DA100 includes these proteins:
- the gspD gene encoding type II secretion system secretin GspD, whose product MGKSALWLLGSLMCSSALASEFSASFKGTDIQEFINIVGRNLQKTIIVDPAVRGQVNVRSYDLLNDEQYYQFFLNVLEVYGFAVVEMDNGVLKVVRDKDAKISAIPVVGDDTNIRGDEVVTRVIAVRNVSVRELSPLLRQLNDNAGAGNVVHYDPANIIMITGRAATVNRLAEIIERVDRAGDKEIDVVELYHASAAEMVRIVDALNKTADAKSTPEFLQPKLVADDRTNSVLLSGDPQVRDRLRRLIRQLDVEMASSGNNRVVYLKYANAEQMVDVLKGVSDNLQAEKQGNAKATAGSNSQVMISAHVDTNSLILTAPPDIMRALENIIAQLDIRRAQVLIEAMIVELAEGDGVNFGVQWGTTDGGVIQFGNSGVPISQYAIGLEEAQESTRTETFINPNTGQEETRTITEDGDFSTLASVLGGVNGAALGIVMGDWTMLVNAVASDRNSNILSSPSITVMDNGEASFIVGEEVPVVTGSTSSSNNDNPFQTVERKEVGIKLNVTPQINEGDSVQLKIEQEVSNVLGADGAVDVRFSKRQLTTSVLVQDGQMLALGGLIQEQTNESEQKIPILGDIPVLGHLFKSTNTTTGKTNLMVFIKPTIIRDGVTADGITQRKYNYIRAEQLYKADKGLRLMPETAIPVLPKYGEDISLPPEVRAFVAQLEGDQ is encoded by the coding sequence ATGGGTAAAAGCGCCCTCTGGTTATTAGGCAGCTTGATGTGCAGTTCTGCACTGGCGAGTGAGTTTAGTGCCAGCTTCAAAGGAACAGACATTCAGGAATTTATTAACATCGTCGGGCGTAACCTGCAGAAAACCATCATCGTGGATCCGGCGGTGCGTGGTCAGGTCAATGTCCGCAGTTATGATCTGCTCAACGACGAGCAGTACTACCAGTTTTTCCTGAATGTGCTCGAAGTCTATGGCTTTGCCGTGGTTGAAATGGACAACGGTGTGCTCAAGGTGGTCCGAGACAAGGACGCCAAGATTTCGGCTATCCCAGTAGTGGGTGATGATACCAACATCAGGGGTGATGAGGTGGTCACTCGCGTGATCGCGGTTCGCAATGTCTCGGTCCGTGAATTGTCGCCATTGCTGCGCCAGCTCAATGACAATGCCGGTGCCGGTAACGTGGTGCACTATGATCCGGCCAATATCATTATGATCACCGGCCGTGCTGCGACCGTTAACCGGTTGGCAGAAATCATCGAGCGGGTCGACCGGGCCGGTGATAAAGAGATTGATGTGGTCGAGTTGTATCACGCCTCGGCGGCTGAAATGGTCCGTATCGTTGATGCACTGAACAAGACGGCCGATGCCAAATCGACACCTGAATTCCTGCAGCCTAAATTGGTCGCGGATGACCGTACCAACTCGGTTCTGTTATCCGGTGATCCGCAGGTGCGCGACCGGTTGCGTCGCCTGATCCGACAGTTGGATGTCGAGATGGCTTCTTCGGGTAATAACCGGGTGGTGTACCTGAAATATGCCAATGCCGAACAGATGGTCGATGTGCTTAAAGGTGTATCCGATAACCTGCAGGCTGAAAAGCAGGGTAATGCCAAAGCCACTGCAGGCAGTAACTCCCAGGTGATGATATCGGCCCATGTTGATACCAACTCGCTGATCTTGACCGCGCCGCCGGATATCATGCGTGCGCTGGAAAACATCATTGCCCAGCTGGATATCCGCCGTGCCCAGGTGCTGATCGAGGCGATGATCGTCGAGTTGGCCGAAGGTGATGGCGTGAACTTTGGTGTTCAGTGGGGAACCACCGACGGTGGGGTGATCCAGTTCGGTAACTCGGGCGTGCCTATTTCCCAGTATGCGATTGGCTTGGAAGAAGCCCAAGAATCGACGCGAACGGAAACCTTCATTAACCCGAATACCGGCCAGGAAGAGACCCGTACTATTACCGAAGACGGTGACTTCAGTACCTTGGCTTCGGTGCTGGGCGGGGTAAACGGCGCTGCGCTGGGGATCGTGATGGGCGACTGGACCATGCTGGTCAATGCCGTTGCCTCGGATCGTAACTCCAATATCCTGTCATCGCCGAGTATTACCGTTATGGATAATGGCGAGGCCTCGTTCATCGTCGGTGAGGAAGTCCCGGTGGTGACCGGCTCGACGTCGAGCTCGAACAATGATAACCCATTCCAGACCGTTGAGCGTAAGGAAGTGGGTATCAAGCTGAACGTTACCCCGCAGATCAACGAAGGGGACTCGGTTCAGCTGAAAATCGAGCAGGAAGTCTCCAACGTACTGGGGGCTGATGGGGCGGTCGATGTTCGTTTCTCCAAGCGCCAACTGACTACCAGTGTGTTGGTTCAAGACGGTCAGATGCTGGCACTTGGTGGGCTGATCCAAGAGCAGACCAACGAGAGTGAGCAGAAGATCCCGATCCTGGGGGATATTCCGGTTCTCGGCCACCTGTTCAAATCCACCAACACCACCACGGGTAAGACCAACCTGATGGTGTTTATCAAGCCGACCATTATTCGCGACGGGGTGACAGCCGATGGGATCACCCAGCGCAAGTACAACTACATCCGTGCAGAGCAATTATACAAAGCGGATAAGGGGCTGCGCTTGATGCCGGAAACCGCTATCCCGGTATTGCCGAAATATGGCGAGGATATCTCGTTGCCACCAGAGGTGCGTGCCTTTGTAGCCCAGCTAGAGGGTGATCAGTAA
- the gspI gene encoding type II secretion system minor pseudopilin GspI, producing MRQLSTARRVRGLTLLEVLVALAVFATAALSVMKAVSQHLNTLGYLEEKTFAAMVADNEMAKIRLSGQIPTSVRRGKSELAGREWYWSIKSTQTADGYLRALDVTVATDEARKKSVVTLRTYVEN from the coding sequence GTGAGACAGTTATCGACAGCCCGGCGCGTCCGGGGGCTGACTTTGCTGGAAGTGCTGGTGGCTTTGGCGGTGTTTGCTACCGCAGCGCTCAGTGTGATGAAAGCGGTGAGCCAGCATCTCAATACCCTGGGGTACCTTGAGGAGAAAACTTTTGCCGCCATGGTCGCCGACAATGAAATGGCCAAGATCAGACTGTCGGGGCAAATCCCGACATCGGTCAGGCGAGGAAAATCAGAATTGGCTGGGCGTGAGTGGTACTGGTCCATAAAAAGTACCCAAACAGCTGACGGTTACCTGCGCGCATTGGATGTTACTGTGGCAACAGATGAAGCGCGCAAGAAGTCGGTGGTGACGTTGAGAACGTATGTTGAGAATTAA
- the hslO gene encoding Hsp33 family molecular chaperone HslO: MTKDSLYRYLFDGVSVRGELVQLGDTYQQIISSKDYPAPVQSLLGELLVATSLLTATLKFEGSITVQLQGDGPVKLAVINGDNDQKLRGVARWDGEVPANGTIHDLMGKGHMVITITPTKGERYQGVVGLEGDSLAACLEGYFENSEQLKTRIWLRTGEHEGNAKAAGMLLQILPDGQGHEDDFEHLEQLTETVKNEELFGLEPQDVLYRLYHQETVKVFDPQEVSFQCGCSRERSASAISSIERAEVERIVAEEGKVSLHCDYCGTSYDFDSIDIAALFEKAATNNSNQVH; this comes from the coding sequence ATGACAAAAGATAGTCTATACCGTTACCTGTTTGACGGTGTATCCGTACGTGGTGAACTGGTTCAGTTGGGCGACACCTACCAACAGATCATTTCCAGCAAGGACTACCCAGCCCCAGTGCAGAGCCTGTTGGGCGAGCTGCTGGTCGCGACGAGCCTGCTAACAGCCACGCTGAAATTCGAAGGTTCGATCACCGTCCAGCTGCAAGGTGACGGTCCGGTTAAGCTGGCTGTTATCAACGGCGACAACGACCAAAAACTCCGTGGCGTTGCCCGCTGGGACGGTGAAGTACCAGCCAACGGTACTATCCATGACCTGATGGGCAAGGGCCATATGGTGATCACCATTACTCCAACCAAAGGCGAGCGCTACCAAGGCGTAGTTGGCCTGGAAGGCGACAGCCTTGCGGCCTGCCTAGAAGGTTACTTCGAAAACTCCGAGCAGCTGAAAACTCGTATTTGGCTGCGCACTGGCGAGCATGAAGGCAATGCCAAAGCGGCCGGTATGCTACTGCAGATCCTGCCAGACGGCCAGGGCCACGAAGATGACTTCGAGCATCTGGAGCAACTGACAGAAACAGTGAAGAACGAAGAGCTGTTCGGTCTGGAGCCGCAAGATGTCCTTTATCGCCTGTACCACCAGGAGACCGTGAAGGTCTTTGACCCGCAGGAAGTGAGCTTCCAGTGTGGTTGCTCTCGCGAGCGCAGCGCCTCGGCAATCAGCTCTATCGAACGGGCCGAAGTCGAGCGTATTGTTGCGGAAGAAGGCAAAGTCTCACTGCACTGCGACTACTGCGGTACAAGCTATGACTTTGATAGTATTGATATTGCCGCCCTGTTCGAAAAAGCAGCAACCAACAACAGCAACCAGGTGCATTAA
- the gspH gene encoding type II secretion system minor pseudopilin GspH, giving the protein MSRRAAGFTLIEILLVLVLLATSAVAVLVSLPESKEDKVREEAARFHHLVQLLGEDALLNGYDYGVRVERNRYQFLQLTSQDWQPVESSKFFTEVEMPDEIRLVVEIGSYSWQDQDRLFKPGSLFNEDLFAEQTDKDKIKPPQVVVMASGEYTPFTLEFEVTGENQFWRVQADELGQLFLLPPGETIASVQENTQP; this is encoded by the coding sequence ATGAGTAGGCGTGCAGCGGGCTTTACCCTGATAGAGATACTGCTGGTACTGGTGCTGTTGGCAACCAGTGCCGTGGCGGTTTTGGTATCCTTGCCAGAAAGCAAGGAAGACAAAGTCAGGGAGGAAGCTGCGCGCTTCCACCACCTCGTCCAGTTGTTGGGCGAGGATGCTTTGCTCAACGGGTATGACTACGGTGTCCGGGTAGAGCGTAATCGGTATCAGTTTCTTCAGCTAACCAGTCAGGATTGGCAGCCGGTGGAGTCGTCAAAATTTTTCACTGAGGTGGAAATGCCCGACGAGATCCGCTTGGTGGTCGAGATCGGCAGTTACTCCTGGCAGGACCAGGATCGCCTGTTCAAGCCGGGCTCGCTGTTTAACGAAGACTTGTTTGCTGAGCAAACTGACAAAGACAAGATCAAACCACCCCAGGTGGTGGTGATGGCCAGTGGCGAGTACACCCCTTTTACATTGGAGTTTGAAGTGACGGGTGAAAATCAGTTTTGGCGGGTACAGGCTGATGAGTTGGGGCAACTCTTTCTGTTACCACCGGGCGAGACTATCGCTAGTGTGCAGGAGAACACCCAGCCGTGA
- the hslR gene encoding ribosome-associated heat shock protein Hsp15: protein MGQQTSHQDNVQIRLDKWLWAARFYKTRSIARTMIDGGKVQYNGQRSKPSKLVEVGAEIRLRQGNDEKTIIIEKLSDTRRGAPEAQTLYRETDESVKRREEHANMRRLHAYGSPSPEKRPDKKQRRDIIKFKSHSD, encoded by the coding sequence GTGGGCCAACAAACATCTCATCAAGACAACGTTCAAATCCGTCTCGATAAGTGGTTATGGGCGGCACGCTTTTACAAAACCCGTTCTATTGCCCGCACCATGATCGACGGCGGTAAAGTGCAATATAACGGCCAGCGCTCCAAACCCAGTAAACTGGTTGAAGTCGGTGCTGAGATCCGTTTACGCCAAGGCAATGATGAAAAAACCATTATTATAGAAAAACTCTCAGACACCCGCCGCGGTGCACCTGAAGCACAAACTCTATATCGGGAAACCGACGAGAGCGTCAAGCGCCGTGAAGAGCATGCCAACATGCGCCGCCTTCATGCCTACGGCAGCCCGAGTCCCGAGAAGCGCCCTGATAAAAAGCAGCGTCGCGATATAATTAAGTTTAAAAGTCATTCCGACTAA
- the gspC gene encoding type II secretion system protein GspC, translating to MVTANWLGTLQSKSKISISSLTRFLTWVLVVMLAWVLGRMVWLALQPTQAPARWQASTVAVSSGVGNDRAEVAKVLNMNLFGRFQENAPVVERKQPVKQDAPQTRLSLTLVGLVASSNPQTALAVITHRGKQNTYGLNEAIEGTRATLQAVYPDRVIIRNSGRDETLMLDGVDFNKASQRAVQPARPAPSRNAEPEDAQEPASDLSRIKQEILEKPQTLFSYIRLSQVKRDGELVGYRVNPGKDRALFDAVGLQADDLAVSLNGNDLTDAAVMAKLWTELSDASDFTLTVEREGQLHDIYIELQ from the coding sequence ATGGTTACAGCAAATTGGTTAGGGACCTTGCAGTCGAAAAGCAAGATCTCAATCTCTTCATTGACTCGCTTCCTAACTTGGGTGCTGGTTGTGATGCTCGCCTGGGTACTTGGCAGGATGGTCTGGCTTGCTCTGCAGCCAACCCAAGCCCCAGCCCGCTGGCAGGCTTCCACCGTGGCTGTATCGTCCGGTGTGGGCAACGATCGTGCAGAAGTTGCCAAGGTGCTGAATATGAACCTGTTCGGGCGTTTTCAGGAAAATGCTCCGGTGGTCGAGCGCAAGCAGCCGGTGAAACAGGATGCCCCCCAGACCCGCCTTAGCCTGACTCTGGTTGGCCTAGTGGCCAGCAGTAACCCGCAAACGGCGTTGGCCGTGATCACCCACCGAGGTAAACAAAACACCTATGGCCTGAATGAGGCCATTGAAGGTACCCGCGCAACGTTGCAGGCGGTCTACCCGGATCGGGTGATCATCCGTAATAGTGGCCGTGACGAAACCTTGATGCTGGACGGGGTCGATTTCAACAAGGCCTCACAGCGTGCCGTGCAACCCGCTCGTCCGGCGCCATCCCGAAACGCCGAGCCTGAGGACGCGCAGGAGCCAGCCTCGGATCTGAGCCGCATCAAGCAGGAAATCCTGGAAAAGCCGCAAACCTTATTTAGCTACATTCGCCTGTCCCAAGTGAAACGGGATGGCGAGTTGGTGGGATACCGGGTCAATCCTGGCAAGGACCGGGCGTTGTTTGATGCCGTGGGCCTGCAGGCCGATGACTTGGCCGTTAGCCTCAACGGCAATGATCTGACTGATGCCGCGGTGATGGCGAAATTGTGGACCGAACTGTCGGATGCGTCCGATTTTACCTTGACCGTCGAGCGAGAAGGTCAGCTACACGATATTTATATTGAGCTGCAGTAG
- the gspF gene encoding type II secretion system inner membrane protein GspF: MAAFEYKALDAKGRQKKGVLEGDTARQVRQQLREQGMIPVEVVQTHEREKKKASGGFQLRRGISTTELSLITRQLATLVQASMPLEECLKAVAEQSEKPRLKNMLLAVRSRVVEGYTLSDSMAEYPHIFDQLFRAMVAAGEKSGHLDTVLNRLADYTENRQKMRSKLMQAMIYPTMLTIIAIAVVAFLLATVVPKIVDQFVQMGQQLPTITEVLLAASDFVQNWGLAVLLGIAALVILIKMALKRPDFRLKWDHWVMRLPVIGKVARGLSTSRFARTLSICTSSAIPLLEGMKVASDVMTNTWVNQQIREAADKVREGSSLRVSLEQTKLFPPMMLHMIASGERSGELEQMLTRAADNQDRDFESLVNMALGIFEPLLIVAMAGIVMFIVIATLMPIIALNNMVGM, from the coding sequence ATGGCGGCGTTTGAATACAAAGCCCTGGACGCCAAAGGGCGCCAGAAAAAAGGGGTCCTCGAAGGCGATACCGCACGGCAAGTTCGCCAGCAGCTCCGTGAGCAGGGGATGATTCCGGTTGAAGTGGTGCAAACCCACGAGCGCGAGAAGAAAAAAGCCAGTGGCGGCTTTCAGCTGCGCCGCGGGATCAGCACCACGGAGCTGTCATTGATCACCCGCCAGTTGGCGACCTTGGTACAGGCCTCGATGCCGCTAGAGGAGTGCTTGAAAGCGGTGGCGGAGCAGAGCGAAAAGCCGAGGCTGAAAAACATGCTGTTGGCCGTGCGCTCGCGGGTGGTTGAAGGCTATACCCTGTCGGATTCGATGGCGGAGTATCCGCATATTTTCGATCAGCTGTTTCGTGCCATGGTAGCGGCGGGAGAAAAATCCGGTCATCTGGATACAGTGCTGAACCGCTTGGCAGACTACACCGAGAATCGCCAGAAAATGCGCAGCAAGCTGATGCAGGCGATGATTTACCCAACCATGCTGACCATCATTGCAATTGCGGTGGTGGCCTTCTTGTTGGCGACGGTAGTGCCGAAGATTGTCGATCAGTTCGTCCAGATGGGACAGCAACTGCCGACCATTACCGAGGTATTGCTGGCCGCCAGTGACTTTGTCCAAAACTGGGGCCTGGCAGTCCTGCTAGGGATCGCTGCTTTGGTCATACTCATTAAGATGGCCCTAAAACGTCCTGACTTCAGGTTGAAGTGGGACCATTGGGTTATGCGTTTGCCAGTGATCGGGAAAGTCGCTCGTGGCCTGAGTACCTCACGCTTTGCCCGGACCCTGTCTATTTGTACCTCGAGTGCCATTCCCCTACTGGAAGGAATGAAAGTGGCCTCGGATGTGATGACCAACACTTGGGTCAATCAGCAGATCCGAGAGGCGGCAGACAAAGTCCGTGAAGGCTCAAGCCTGCGGGTCTCGCTTGAGCAAACCAAACTCTTTCCCCCGATGATGTTGCACATGATCGCCAGTGGTGAGCGCAGTGGTGAGCTGGAGCAGATGCTCACTCGTGCTGCTGATAACCAGGACCGTGATTTTGAGTCGCTGGTGAATATGGCGCTGGGGATTTTTGAACCCTTATTGATCGTCGCGATGGCTGGCATCGTGATGTTTATTGTTATTGCTACCCTTATGCCGATCATTGCTTTGAACAATATGGTCGGAATGTAA
- the pckA gene encoding phosphoenolpyruvate carboxykinase (ATP), with protein sequence MTVMNVEKKVAKKLDLSQYGINNVTEIVRNPSYEVLFEEETKPGLEGYEKGIVTELGAVAVDTGIFTGRSPKDKFIVKDDTTRDTMWWADQGKNDNKSIGVEAWNDLKELVTGQLSGKRLFVIDGFCGTNPDTRLCIRIITEVAWQAHFVKNMFIRPTEEELETFEPDFVVMNGAKCTNQKWEEHGMNSENFTVFNLTEKMQLIGGTWYGGEMKKGMFAMMNYFLPLRDIASMHCSANMGEDGDVAVFFGLSGTGKTTLSTDPKRALIGDDEHGWDDNGVFNFEGGCYAKTINLSKEAEPDIYNAIRRDALLENVTVRSDGAIDFNDGSKTENTRVSYPIYHIENIVKPISKGGHANKVIFLSADAFGVLPPVSKLTPEQTKYHFLSGFTAKLAGTERGITEPTPTFSACFGNAFLTLHPTKYAEVLVKRMEAAGAEAYLVNTGWNGSGKRISIQDTRAIIDAILDGSIEKAETKNIPIFNLEVPTSLPHVDPEILDPRDTYTDPLQWESKAKDLAERFINNFEKYTDNDEGASLVAAGPQLD encoded by the coding sequence ATGACTGTCATGAACGTCGAAAAAAAGGTTGCAAAAAAATTAGATCTATCTCAATACGGTATCAACAATGTTACAGAGATTGTTCGTAACCCAAGTTACGAAGTTCTGTTCGAAGAAGAGACCAAGCCAGGCCTAGAGGGATACGAAAAAGGTATCGTTACCGAGCTGGGTGCCGTCGCTGTCGATACAGGCATCTTCACCGGCCGTTCACCGAAAGATAAGTTCATCGTCAAAGATGACACCACCCGCGATACCATGTGGTGGGCAGACCAAGGCAAAAACGATAACAAGAGCATTGGTGTTGAAGCGTGGAACGATCTGAAAGAGCTAGTGACAGGCCAGCTATCCGGCAAGCGCCTGTTTGTGATTGACGGTTTTTGTGGGACCAACCCAGACACCCGCCTATGCATCCGGATTATCACCGAGGTTGCATGGCAGGCCCACTTCGTGAAAAACATGTTCATCCGTCCAACGGAAGAGGAGCTGGAAACTTTCGAACCTGATTTCGTGGTCATGAACGGTGCCAAATGCACAAACCAGAAATGGGAAGAGCACGGCATGAACTCCGAAAACTTCACGGTGTTCAACCTGACGGAAAAAATGCAACTTATCGGCGGTACGTGGTACGGCGGCGAAATGAAGAAGGGTATGTTCGCAATGATGAACTACTTCCTGCCGCTTCGTGACATCGCATCGATGCACTGTTCTGCCAATATGGGTGAAGACGGTGATGTGGCAGTGTTCTTCGGCCTATCCGGCACCGGTAAAACTACGCTGTCGACCGATCCTAAGCGCGCCCTGATCGGCGATGACGAGCACGGCTGGGATGATAACGGCGTGTTCAACTTCGAAGGCGGCTGTTACGCGAAAACCATCAACCTGTCCAAGGAAGCCGAGCCAGATATCTACAATGCGATCCGCCGTGACGCCCTGCTAGAAAACGTCACTGTACGCAGTGATGGTGCTATCGACTTCAATGACGGCTCGAAGACTGAAAACACCCGTGTTTCTTACCCGATTTACCACATCGAAAACATTGTTAAGCCGATCTCCAAGGGCGGCCACGCTAATAAGGTTATCTTCTTATCGGCCGATGCCTTCGGCGTATTGCCTCCGGTTTCCAAGCTGACGCCAGAGCAGACCAAGTACCACTTCCTGTCTGGCTTTACCGCCAAACTGGCTGGTACTGAGCGCGGTATCACCGAGCCAACACCAACCTTCTCGGCGTGTTTCGGTAATGCGTTCCTGACCCTGCACCCAACCAAGTACGCAGAAGTATTGGTTAAACGTATGGAAGCAGCAGGTGCTGAAGCTTACCTGGTTAACACCGGCTGGAACGGCTCTGGCAAGCGTATCTCTATCCAAGATACCCGTGCCATCATCGACGCTATCCTAGATGGCTCAATTGAGAAGGCGGAAACGAAGAATATCCCAATCTTCAACCTGGAAGTCCCAACGTCGCTGCCGCATGTCGACCCAGAAATCCTTGACCCTCGCGATACCTACACTGACCCGCTACAGTGGGAAAGCAAGGCGAAAGATCTGGCCGAGCGATTCATCAACAACTTTGAGAAGTACACCGACAACGACGAAGGTGCCTCTCTGGTTGCTGCAGGTCCACAGCTAGACTAA
- the gspG gene encoding type II secretion system major pseudopilin GspG, which yields MQRKQRGFTLLEVMVVIVILGVLASLVVPNLLGNKEKADQQKVVTDISALEQALDMYKLDNSVYPTTDQGLEALVSKPSSSPEPRNYRDGGYIRRLPNDPWGNPYQYVMPGEHGAVDIFSLGADGQEGGEGINTDIGNWNMLDF from the coding sequence ATGCAACGCAAACAACGCGGCTTTACGCTGCTGGAAGTCATGGTCGTGATCGTTATCCTTGGGGTGTTGGCCAGCTTGGTCGTACCTAACCTATTAGGTAACAAGGAAAAAGCCGACCAGCAGAAAGTCGTGACCGATATCAGTGCGTTAGAGCAGGCGCTGGATATGTACAAGCTGGATAACAGCGTGTACCCAACTACCGATCAGGGTCTCGAGGCACTGGTTAGCAAGCCATCTTCTAGCCCAGAGCCGCGCAACTACCGCGATGGTGGCTACATCCGCCGTTTGCCGAACGACCCGTGGGGTAACCCATACCAGTACGTGATGCCGGGTGAGCATGGCGCGGTTGATATCTTCAGCCTGGGGGCTGATGGCCAGGAAGGCGGTGAAGGTATCAATACGGATATCGGCAACTGGAACATGCTGGACTTCTAA
- the gspE gene encoding type II secretion system ATPase GspE translates to MHDVSQEPDKQPLFRLPFSFAKRHRVVLEALDQGVALYYSGQLSGAVLAEIRRVAGGSFVPQELEDKAFELKLTEAYQRDSSEARQLMEDLGSDSDDFFSLAEELPETEDLLESEDDAPIIKLINAMLAEAIKEAASDIHIETFEKVLSIRFRVDGVLREVLQPSRKLSPLLVSRIKVMARLDIAEKRVPQDGRISLRIGGRAVDVRVSTMPSSHGERVVLRLLDKNATRLDLYSLGMTEANHANFRHLIERPHGIILVTGPTGSGKSTTLYAGLQELNGKERNILTVEDPIEFDIDGIGQTQVNPKVDMTFARGLRAILRQDPDVVMVGEIRDLETASIAVQASLTGHMVMSTLHTNTAVGAITRLRDMGIEPFLVSSSLLGVLAQRLVRTLCSTCREPYEADSEQKKLFGMPAEESLTLYHAKGCDACNNKGYRGRTGIHELLLIDDQVQELIHGEAGEMAIEKAIRAHTPSIRDDGLAKVKAGITTLEEVMRVTKEG, encoded by the coding sequence ATGCATGATGTAAGCCAGGAACCGGATAAGCAGCCGCTGTTCCGGCTGCCATTCTCTTTTGCCAAGCGCCACCGGGTGGTGCTTGAGGCATTGGATCAGGGCGTCGCCCTGTATTACAGCGGCCAGCTGTCGGGTGCGGTACTGGCGGAAATCCGCCGGGTTGCCGGTGGCAGTTTTGTCCCTCAAGAATTGGAAGACAAGGCGTTCGAACTCAAGCTGACCGAAGCCTACCAGCGTGACTCGTCAGAGGCCCGCCAGTTGATGGAAGATTTGGGCTCGGACAGTGACGACTTCTTCTCCTTGGCCGAAGAGCTGCCGGAAACCGAAGACTTGCTGGAGTCGGAAGATGACGCGCCCATCATCAAATTGATCAATGCCATGTTGGCTGAAGCGATCAAAGAGGCCGCGTCGGATATCCATATTGAGACGTTCGAGAAAGTGCTTTCGATTCGTTTCCGGGTTGATGGTGTGCTGCGAGAGGTGTTGCAACCGAGCCGCAAACTGTCACCACTGCTGGTATCGCGTATCAAGGTGATGGCAAGGCTGGATATCGCCGAGAAGCGGGTCCCGCAGGATGGCCGTATCTCGTTGCGTATCGGTGGCCGTGCGGTGGATGTGCGTGTGTCGACCATGCCGTCCTCCCACGGAGAGCGGGTGGTGTTGCGTCTGCTTGACAAGAATGCCACCCGGTTGGATCTCTACAGCTTGGGAATGACCGAGGCCAACCATGCCAACTTCCGCCATCTCATCGAGCGACCGCACGGCATTATCCTGGTCACCGGCCCGACTGGTTCGGGTAAGTCGACCACCCTGTATGCCGGCCTGCAGGAGCTCAATGGTAAGGAGCGCAATATCCTGACCGTTGAAGATCCGATCGAATTTGATATCGACGGTATCGGCCAGACCCAGGTCAACCCGAAAGTTGACATGACATTTGCCCGTGGCCTGCGTGCTATCTTGCGTCAGGACCCGGATGTGGTGATGGTCGGTGAGATCCGTGACCTTGAGACTGCGTCGATTGCGGTGCAGGCCTCGTTGACAGGTCACATGGTAATGTCAACGTTGCACACCAATACCGCTGTGGGGGCGATTACCCGATTGCGGGATATGGGGATCGAGCCTTTCTTGGTGTCTTCCTCGTTGCTGGGGGTGTTAGCCCAGCGCTTGGTCCGTACCCTGTGCTCAACATGTCGTGAGCCGTATGAAGCCGATAGCGAGCAAAAGAAATTGTTCGGTATGCCGGCCGAAGAAAGCTTGACGCTTTACCATGCCAAAGGTTGTGATGCATGTAATAACAAAGGCTACCGTGGCCGTACTGGTATTCATGAACTGCTGCTGATTGATGATCAGGTGCAAGAGCTGATCCATGGTGAGGCCGGTGAGATGGCGATTGAAAAAGCCATTCGCGCCCATACCCCAAGTATCCGTGATGATGGTCTGGCGAAAGTTAAGGCCGGCATCACTACCCTTGAGGAAGTGATGCGGGTTACCAAGGAGGGTTAA